The Blautia pseudococcoides genome segment GATGTCTGAGAGCTTCTGGCTGAGGGAGTCAATAAGATCCGTGGCTTCATCCAGGGAAATATCCCGGACCGGCACGTCCTCTGTATTCTGCAGCAGCCCTGCAAATTCTGCGGCTTTGTTCAGAAGTTCCTTGTAAGGGTTGATCTGAATATAAGGGGACAAGTGCTGCACCTGCGTCAGCTGTGCCATGGCATTTTCCAGATGGATCTCATACTTAGCCAGGTATTCGTTGACAACTCTGTCAATGTCAGACTTCGGACCGGTAATGCTCAAGAATTTCATTTTCTCAATCATGTCAATTACCTCCGAGGTTAGTTTTTGTGAATATAATCCAGCGTCTCAGCCGGGGACAGTCCGTAGCGGATACACTCTATGGCAGTAGTGAGCCGGTCTACTTCATGTTCCTTGTGATAAAAATAGGAATAGATCATAATGACTGAGTGCGGGTATTTTCTTGCCTCCGATTCCAGGACATTCCTGAGATTCAGAGTATAGTATTCTTCCAGGTTCTCCGGCGCAAGTTCCGGATAACGTTTTTTATAGGCAGTGGTATCCAGTACGCGGCGGAACTCTTCCTTGTCCGCTGCTTCCACCAGTGCGGTGATCTCTTTGTGGGAGAGCTTGTAGTGCACAGGTATGAGCAGTGCGTAGATATCAGCCGGGGCCATATGGTAATACCTGCGGGAACGGTAGATCCACTGCAGGTTAAGCATATCAAATTTGTTGCCGTAGGCTTTTATGATTTCTTGCAGATCTCTTTTTTTGAACAGCTTATCTTTTACAGACCAGATATTCGCAAAATAATACTGGTCCAGCGCCATGCCGTAATCAAAAAGGAGCGGTGTATATTCTTCCCCGATCTTAGACAGTGGGGAGTAATATTCCGTACCTTTCAGACTGTTTACAAATTCTTCAATTGTAGCTGCTTGGGTCAGTTTTTCCAAATCCAGTTTGGAATGCCGGTCAAAGAAATCCTTGAACAGCGATAAATCCAGCCCTTCCCGGGTCTTGTCAAATACCCTTCTTAGGCATTCCTTCATAATGGCGATCTCATACCGCTTAAAGTACAGAGCCATAAAGGTGCGCTGGGAGGGATTGGCGAATTTGTAAATCTTAGCAAAGTTCTGATGGATCGTGTGGGTAAGCAGTTTTTCCATGTCACCCCTGTGGAGTGAGTTTTCGTCCAGGTCAGCCCACAGTTCTTTGAATCCGGGCTGCTTTTTTAGATACGCAACCACCTGGGGAACAGATTCTAACTGAGAGATTTCCTGATACTGCCTTTCCGTCATGAGCTTGCTCTGCATGGCACGGATTTTTGTTGAAAGACCGCTGTAAGATAACAGGGTTCCCATAACATCACATCCTTAATATTTTGTCATACAGTTTCTGAGCCATCTCTTGGTGATGGGCTTCATAATACTTTTCCATTTTATGCAGGATTTCATCCGTTTCCGCTTTCTGGTTATCCAGTTCTTTTTCCATGTTGACTTCCAGGTCTCTGCGGATGGATTCCAGTTCTTTGGCAGTTTTCCGGTCAGCTTCCTCATCGAAGGCTTTGATCTGGGCATCATTGTCTTCGGAAAGCTTTTTTTTCTGGACAGCAACGTCCTCCATGATCCGGGAAGCAGCGGCTTCGATTTCTGCCAGTTTGCTGATTACATCTTCCATAGATTTTCCTCCTTGTGTCTTCTATATATCATACACCTTTTCCAGAAAAAATCCATAGAAATCTTCATAATATTTCAGCTGATTTATACAAAAGATATAATTGTGACGGGTGTTTTTCTTATGTTTTTTGGCGAATTTTGCGGTAATCTTTGACAAAGCAAAAAGTTTTCAGTTATACTGAAAGAAGGCGGAAAATGCCGGCTGTGTATGCCGGCTGGCTTCGTCTGCAAGAAAGATGTGAAGAAAGGCTGGATATGAAATGCGTTTGAGAAATATACCCGGAGCAAAGGAGGCCATTGCCGGGAGCACTTATGTGATACAGAATCCTCAGGGAAACCGTGGAAAGTGGCATGAGGTGTTCCAAAATGATAATCCTGTCCATATAGAGGTGGGAATGGGAAAAGGCCGTTTTATTATGGACATGGCGGCCCGCAGCCCGCATATTAATTATGTAGGGATCGAGATGTATGACAGCATCCTGCTGCGGGCACTCCAGAAGATGGAAGAGCGGGAAAACGGGACAGAGGCACCTCACAATTTATTTTTCATGAGAATGGATGCCAGGGAGCTGCCGCTTGTATTTAATCCCGAAGAAGTGGACAGAATATATTTAAACTTTTCCGACCCGTGGCCCAAGGACCGCCATGCAAAGAGAAGGCTCACATCAAGGCAGTTCCTGGAGCGCTATGATGCCATACTGGCTAAGGACGGTACGGTGGAGTTCAAGACAGACAACAGGGAGCTTTTTGACTTTTCCGTGGAGGAATTTAAGGAGGCCGGGTGGAAACTTTTGGCCTGCACCTATGACCTGCATCACGACGGGGAACTGAACCGGGGGAATGTGATGACGGAATATGAGGAGAAGTTTTCCTCCATGGGGAATCCTATCCACAAGCTGACCGCAGCCAGATAGGGAAGCAGAAACCGGGTTTCGGTCCGGGATTTTTGTCATATGATATAGAGAAGCAGTTTTACCTGAAAGGAAGTATCCTATGGCGAAGAAGAAAAATATGCAGAACTCCCTCTTTGAATGGGCATATACAAACAGGAAAATGGGCAGCAAAACTGCTGATATCTTGAAATCAGTCGGAGAAGTGAATAAGCTTTTAAGTTCAGCCGGGAAAAAGAAAAAGTAAGAAAAAGGGGAAAACAGTAAAAACTACTATAAGAAAGCGTGTAACGCTTAACCGGAAAGGAGAAAATCATGGTTGAAGTGATTACGGAACAGAATTTTGACAAGGTTGTGATGGGGGCAGATCTGCCTGTACTGGTGGATTTTTATGCGACCTGGTGTGGCCCGTGCAAGCAGATGGCGCCGGTGATCGAGGAGCTGTCTGAGGATCTGGAGGGCAAGGCCCTGTTCGGCAAGGTCAATGTAGATGAAAATATCAATCTGGCCCAGAGATATAAAATCCTGCAGGTTCCCACCTTCCTGTTCGTTAAGGACGGCAAGGTAATGAGCCGGGAGACCGGAGGGATCAGCAAGGAAGAGCTGGCAGAGGAACTTG includes the following:
- a CDS encoding V0D/AC39 family V-type ATPase subunit; this encodes MGTLLSYSGLSTKIRAMQSKLMTERQYQEISQLESVPQVVAYLKKQPGFKELWADLDENSLHRGDMEKLLTHTIHQNFAKIYKFANPSQRTFMALYFKRYEIAIMKECLRRVFDKTREGLDLSLFKDFFDRHSKLDLEKLTQAATIEEFVNSLKGTEYYSPLSKIGEEYTPLLFDYGMALDQYYFANIWSVKDKLFKKRDLQEIIKAYGNKFDMLNLQWIYRSRRYYHMAPADIYALLIPVHYKLSHKEITALVEAADKEEFRRVLDTTAYKKRYPELAPENLEEYYTLNLRNVLESEARKYPHSVIMIYSYFYHKEHEVDRLTTAIECIRYGLSPAETLDYIHKN
- the trmB gene encoding tRNA (guanosine(46)-N7)-methyltransferase TrmB, translating into MRLRNIPGAKEAIAGSTYVIQNPQGNRGKWHEVFQNDNPVHIEVGMGKGRFIMDMAARSPHINYVGIEMYDSILLRALQKMEERENGTEAPHNLFFMRMDARELPLVFNPEEVDRIYLNFSDPWPKDRHAKRRLTSRQFLERYDAILAKDGTVEFKTDNRELFDFSVEEFKEAGWKLLACTYDLHHDGELNRGNVMTEYEEKFSSMGNPIHKLTAAR
- the trxA gene encoding thioredoxin; protein product: MVEVITEQNFDKVVMGADLPVLVDFYATWCGPCKQMAPVIEELSEDLEGKALFGKVNVDENINLAQRYKILQVPTFLFVKDGKVMSRETGGISKEELAEELGVWL